The genomic interval ATGTCATTTGGGGCGCACGTAATCAAATGCGGTTTGTCACCGCTCATTATTGATTTGATGAAACGGAATATTATAACCGCCCTTGCAATGAATGGGGCTGCCGCTATTCACGATTACGAAATATCACTGATCGGCGCAACCTCGGAAGATGTGGCAGAAAGTCTGAGGGATGGAAGCTTTGGAATGACAAAAGAAACTCCTGAAGCATTTCAAATAGCCTCTTCAAGGGGAGCAACTGAGGGCATCGGATTGGGAAGGGCAATGGGAGAAAAGATTATTGCGGATAACAAAGCCTATACCGATCTGAGTTTATTGGCCTGGAGTGCGAAACTGGATATCCCGTCCACCGTACATGTTGCGTTCGGCACAGACACTATTTACATGCATCCTAACATTTCAGGCAAAGACATGGGCGAATCCAGTCATATTGATTTCAGGATACTTGCTTCAATAGTATCCGATTTGGAGGGTGGCGTCTGGCTCAACGTTGGGTCTGCTGTCATCATGCCGGAGGTGTTTCTTAAAGCGCTTACCATAGCAAGAAACGTGGGGAACAAAGTGGAAAATTTTGTAACGGTAAACATGGACATGATCCAGCACTACCGGCCGCAAACCAATGTATTAAAAAGGCCTACCCGTACCGGATACGCACTCACCGGACACCACGAAATCATGTTCCCCCTGCTCAGAATGGGCATTCTTTCAAGACTTGGCTCTGAAAATGAGTAAAAAAAATACCCTATTGAAAATATACCGCAAAATGTACGATTCTCTGGGACCTCAACAATGGTGGCCTGGAGAAACACCGTTTGAAATTATCATTGGCGCTATATTGACCCAGAATACCAATTGGTCAAATGTTGAAAAGGCTATCAATAATATAAAAAAAGTAAACAAACTTACCCCAAAGGGAATACATTCGCTAAGTTTGCCGGAACTGGCGGAACTGGTCAGGCCTTCAGGGTTTTTTAATGTCAAGGCAAAGCGTGTTAAAACATTTGTCAACTGGCTGTTTTCAAAATATGAGGGCAATCTCACCGCCATGTTTCATCAGGACTGCCGGACGCTTCGTGAAGAATTGCTTAGCATAAACGGCATTGGACCGGAAACGGCGGATTCGATTCTGCTTTACGCAGGCAATATGCCTACTTTTGTCATAGACGCCTATACGCACAGGATATTTTCGCGGCACGGCCTTGTTCCTGAAGAAAGCGCTTACGATGAAATGAAATCTTTTTTTGAAGACAACCTCCCCGAAGACACTAAATTATTCAATGAATACCATGCCCTGATCGTGAACATCGGAAAGTTGTTTTGCAAACCCAAAAGGGTGTGTGAACAGTGCCCTCTGCTTGAGTTTTTGTAACTATTCGGAGTAAACACTACGGTCTAACATGATAGCATCAGGCGCTTATCACATCACATCCTTTGTTGCCCAATGGCGCCCATCAGCCGCAACGCTTTTTGGCGTCGGCTGGATGGGATTGTTAGTCAATAATTCCTCACGCCGCGTGTAGCGGCGCCAACTCTTTATTGCTGATTCTCGACAACCCAAGCTTTACCAATACACAGTTAATATCATCAGCAGTTACATTGGATGGCGCCGTGATCTCAATACCTATAGGATTACCGCTTTCACCAAAATCAATAATTAGTCCCTGACCCGCCTTAGCAGTTTTACGGCTTTTCTCCCCTTGCTGACGTGGTAAATACAGATATGCAGCAAGTGGCTGACCGTGACGAAATGTTACTTCAAGATATGGCTCTTTCATTTCATTCCTCCCAAACTGGATATGCAGTAATGACTACGAGTAAATTCGAAGTACTATCTGGTTCAACAATAACTTCCCAGGGATGTTGCAAGTGATGTGTCGTAATAATCCAACGTCCTTCTATTATGTCCTGGTGATACGATTTCGCATGATGTAACATCTTTCTCAGATCAATCTCATTAAATTGACGATCAATCATACGTTTTAGCACATGTGGGCATAGCTCCAATTCCCAATCCCACCAATTTGGCCATTGATTTTTCTTCAAATTCAATCGTTCTTTAAAAATTTTGCAATTCTTTGAGTTTTCTCTCTTAGGCTAACGACCCAGCTCACTTGCCCGCCGGTCACGACCGATAACATGGCCGAAGTTAATAAAGGTGACTTTGTTCAGAGACCCGCCGATGTTCGCGGGTCAAGTGCAGCCGCTGGTTAGCGATTTTTATATG from Candidatus Kuenenia stuttgartiensis carries:
- a CDS encoding endonuclease III domain-containing protein; this translates as MSKKNTLLKIYRKMYDSLGPQQWWPGETPFEIIIGAILTQNTNWSNVEKAINNIKKVNKLTPKGIHSLSLPELAELVRPSGFFNVKAKRVKTFVNWLFSKYEGNLTAMFHQDCRTLREELLSINGIGPETADSILLYAGNMPTFVIDAYTHRIFSRHGLVPEESAYDEMKSFFEDNLPEDTKLFNEYHALIVNIGKLFCKPKRVCEQCPLLEFL
- a CDS encoding DUF2283 domain-containing protein — protein: MKEPYLEVTFRHGQPLAAYLYLPRQQGEKSRKTAKAGQGLIIDFGESGNPIGIEITAPSNVTADDINCVLVKLGLSRISNKELAPLHAA